A genomic region of Vitis vinifera cultivar Pinot Noir 40024 chromosome 7, ASM3070453v1 contains the following coding sequences:
- the LOC100247613 gene encoding histone H1 has protein sequence MASEEPTVAVEPVAEPEAAEPAEENPAPKAAKTKKAKEPKAKKPAGAKKPRSPPTHPPYIEMITEAIVALKEKSGSSQYAIAKFIEEKHKQLPPNFKKLLLIHLKKFVAAGKLVKVRGSYKLPPSRPSAPKPTGAAPAKKKAVATKPKTAAKPKEAKNTKAKKAPAKPKASVPKPKAAAKTKAAAKPKVAPAKPKVPAKPKAAAKTKTVTKPKPKPKEKPAKAARTSTRTTPGKKAAPPKPALKKTPVKKAPAKSVKPKSVKSPAKKAAAKKAKK, from the exons ATGGCATCCGAAGAGCCTACCGTAGCTGTTGAGCCTGTGGCAGAACCAGAGGCGGCCGAGCCGGCGGAGGAGAACCCTGCGCCGAAGGCTGCAAAAACCAAGAAGGCTAAGGAGCCGAAGGCTAAGAAGCCGGCCGGTGCGAAGAAGCCTAGGAGTCCTCCTACGCATCCTCCGTATATTGAG ATGATCACGGAGGCGATCGTGGCGTTAAAGGAGAAATCTGGTTCGAGTCAGTACGCGATCGCGAAGTTCATAGAGGAGAAGCATAAGCAACTTCCGCCCAACTTCAAGAAGCTTTTGCTCATTCATTTGAAGAAGTTTGTGGCTGCTGGGAAGCTCGTGAAGGTGAGAGGCTCGTACAAGCTTCCCCCCAGTCGACCTTCGGCTCCGAAGCCGACGGGTGCTGCTCCGGCTAAGAAGAAGGCTGTGGCAACGAAGCCTAAAACTGCTGCCAAGCCGAAAGAAGCTAAGAATACGAAGGCGAAGAAGGCGCCAGCCAAGCCCAAGGCTTCCGTGCCTAAGCCTAAAGCAGCTGCTAAGACGAAGGCAGCTGCCAAGCCCAAAGTTGCTCCAGCTAAGCCTAAGGTTCCTGCCAAGCCCAAGGCGGCTGCTAAGACGAAGACTGTGACGAAGCCCAAGCCTAAGCCGAAGGAGAAGCCAGCTAAGGCTGCGCGGACGTCCACCAGGACTACGCCGGGGAAGAAGGCTGCCCCTCCGAAGCCAGCACTGAAAAAAACTCCAGTGAAGAAAGCCCCGGCCAAGAGTGTAAAGCCCAAGAGTGTCAAATCTCCGGCAAAGAAAGCCGCAGCCAAGAAGGCGAAGAAGTGA